The sequence TCATGGACCCGTTCAACCCGGCCGTCCCGGTGCAGACCTTCGACCAGATGAAGATCTCCATCGCGAGCCCTGAGAAGATTCTCAGCTGGTCCTATGGCGAGATCAAGAAGCCCGAGACGATCAACTATCGTACGTTCAAGCCCGAACGCGATGGCCTGTTCTGCGCGCGCATCTTCGGCCCTGTGAAGGACTATGAGTGCCTGTGCGGCAAGTACAAGCGGATGAAGTTCAAGGGCGTCATCTGCGAAAAGTGCGGTGTGGAAGTCACCCTGAGCCGCGTCCGTCGCGAGCGCATGGGCCATATCGAACTGGCCGCCCCGGTCGCCCACATCTGGTTCCTGAAGTCCCTGCCTTCCCGTATCGCGCTGCTGCTCGATATGACGCTCAAGGACATCGAGCGCATCCTGTATTTCGAGAACTACGTCGTTCTCGATGCCGGCCTGACCCCGTTCACGACGCATGAGCTGCTGACCGAAGAGCAGTATCTCGACGCCCAGGACGAGTATGGTGCCGACAGCTTCACCGCCAAGATCGGCGCCGAAGCCATCCGCGACATCCTGCTCGCCCTCGATCTCGAGAAGATCGCGGCCGACCTGCGCGTGGAAATTGCCGAGTCCACCACGGAACTTAAGCCGAAGAAGCTCGCCAAGCGCCTCAAGATCGTCGAGCAGTTCATCGTGTCGGGCAACAAGCCCGAATGGATGATCATGACCGTCATTCCGGTCATTCCGCCCGAGCTGCGCCCGCTGGTGCCGCTGGATGGTGGCCGCTTCGCGACGTCGGATCTCAACGACCTCTACCGCCGCGTGATCAACCGCAACAACCGCCTGAAGCGCCTGATCGAGCTGCGCGCGCCTGACATCATCATCCGCAACGAAAAGCGCATGCTGCAGGAAGCCGTGGACGCGCTGTTCGACAACGGCCGCCGTGGCCGCACCATCACCGGTGCGAACAAGCGTCCGCTGAAGTCGCTCAGTGACATGCTCAAGGGCAAGCAGGGCCGGTTCCGTCAGAACCTGCTCGGCAAGCGCGTCGACTATTCGGGTCGTTCGGTCATCACCGTGGGCCCGAACCTCAAGCTGCACCAGTGCGGTCTGCCCAAGAAGATGGCGCTCGAGCTGTTCAAGCCGTTCATCTATTCGCGCCTCGAAGCCAAGGGCTTCAGCTCGACGGTGAAGCAGGCCAAGAAGCTGGTCGAGAAGGAAAAGCCCGAGGTCTGGGATATCCTTGACGAAGTGATCCGCGAGCATCCGGTTCTGCTGAACCGTGCTCCGACGCTGCACCGTCTGGGCATCCAGGCGTTCGAGCCGATCCTGATCGAAGGCAAGGCAATCCGTCTGCACCCGCTCGTCTGCTCGGCCTTCAACGCCGACTTCGACGGCGACCAGATGGCCGTGCACGTCCCGCTGTCGCTCGAAGCGCAGCTGGAAGCGCGCGTGCTGATGATGTCGACCAACAACATCCTGCACCCCGCCAACGGTCAGCCGATCATCGTGCCGAGCCAGGACATCGTTCTGGGCCTCTACTATCTCTCGCTGATGAACGAGGGTGAGCCGGGGCAGGGCATGGCGTTTGCTTCCTATGCGGAACTCGAACACGCGCTCGACAACAAGGTCGTGACTCTTCACACCAAGATCAAAGGCCGCGTGACCGCGTTCGACGAAAACGGCAACGAGACGACCGAGATCGTGGAGACCACCCCCGGTCGTATGCTGATCGGCCAGATCCTGCCGAAGAACCCGGCGGTGCCCTTCTCGACGGCCAACCAGCTGATGACCAAGAAGATGATCTCCAAGATGATCGACACGGTCTACCGTGGCTGCGGTCAGAAAGAGACCGTGATCTTCTGCGACCGCGTCATGCAGCTCGGCTTCAAGAATGCGTGCGATGCCGGCATTTCGTTCGGCAAGGACGACATGGTTATCCCGGCCTCCAAGTACACGATCGTGGAAGCCGCCCGTAAGCAGGTCGAAGAGTTCGAGCAGCAGTACAATGACGGCCTGATCACTCAGGGCGAAAAGTACAACAAGGTCGTCGACGCCTGGGCCAAGTGCGGTGACAAGGTCGCCGAAGAGATGATGGACGCGATCCGCAAGGTGCAGATCGACGAGGAGACCGGTCGTCAGAAGCCGATCAACTCGGTCTACATGATGTCCCACTCGGGCGCTCGTGGTTCACCGGCCCAGATGAAGCAGCTTGCCGGCATGCGCGGCCTGATGGCTCGTCCGGACGGCTCGATCATCGAGACCCCGATCACGGCTAACTTCAAGGAAGGCCTCAACGTTCTCGAGTACTTCAACTCCACCCACGGCGCCCGCAAGGGTCTCGCGGATACGGCGTTGAAGACCGCGAACTCGGGTTACCTCACTCGTCGCCTGGTGGACGTGGCACAGGACGCGATCATCGTGTCGGCTGACTGCGGCACCGAGCGTGGCCTGACCATGGAGCCGATCGTCGATGCGGGCCAGGTTGTGGCGTCCATCGGCCAGCGTGTGCTGGGCCGTACGGCCGCCGACGACATCTTCCACCCGCTGACTGGCGACATCATCGCCACCAAGGGTACGCTGCTGGAAGAAAAGCATGTGGACATCATCGAGGAAGCCCGGATCCAGTCGATCCGCATCCGCTCCCCGCTGACCTGCGACATGCGCCAGGGCACCTGCGCGGCCTGCTATGGCCGTGACCTTGCTCGCGGTACGCCCGTGAACATGGGTGAAGCTGTGGGCGTTATCGCTGCGCAGTCGATCGGTGAGCCCGGTACTCAGCTCACCATGCGTACGTTCCACATCGGTGGCACTGCACAGGTGGTCGACTCCTCGTTCCTGGAAGCGGGCGCGGAAGGCAAGATCGCCATCCGTAACCCCAACCTGGCCAAGGTCGAAGGCGGCAAGCTGGTCGTCATGGCCCGTAACGTGTCGCTGGCCATTCTTGACGCCGAAGGCAAGGAACGCGCCACCCACAAGGTGACCTACGGCTCCAAGCTGCTCGTCAAGGAAGGCGATCAGGTTCGCCGCGGCCAGCGTCTGGCCGAATGGGACCCCTATACCCGCCCGGTTCTCGCCGAAGTCGAGGGCGAGGTGGTGTTCGAGGACCTGGTCGACGGTGCTTCGGTTGCCGAAAACACCGACGAGGCGACGGGCTTCACCAAGCGCGTGGTCATCGACTGGCGCGGCAACCAGCGTGGCGAGGGCCTAAAGCCCGCAATCGCCATTGCCCGTGGCGGCGCCGTCCAGAAGGTGGAACGTGGTGGCGACGCCCGTTACCTGCTTTCGGTTGACGCGGTTATCGCTGTCGAGCCAGGCGAGAAGGTTTCGCCAGGTGACGTGCTGGCCCGTATCCCGCTGGAAAGCGCCAAGACCAAGGACATCACCGGCGGTCTGCCGCGTGTGGCCGAGCTGTTCGAAGCGCGTCGTCCGAAGGATCACGCCATCATCGCCGAGATCGATGGTACCATCCGCTTCGGCCGCGACTACAAGAACAAGCGTCGCGTCATCATCGAGCCGACCGAGGAAGGTGCAGATCCGGTCGAGTACCTGATCCCCAAGGGCAAGCCGTTCCACCTGCAGGAAGGCGACGCCATTGAAAAGGGCGAGTACATCCTCGACGGCAACCCGGCGCCGCATGACATTCTGGCCATCAAGGGCGTGGAAGAGCTTGCTCGTTACCTCGTCAATGAAATCCAGGAGGTCTATCGTCTCCAGGGCGTGCTGATCAACGACAAGCACATCGAGGTGATCGTTCGCCAGATGCTGCAGAAGGTCGAGATCGTGGATCCAGGTGA comes from Devosia oryziradicis and encodes:
- the rpoC gene encoding DNA-directed RNA polymerase subunit beta', translated to MNHHSHVMDPFNPAVPVQTFDQMKISIASPEKILSWSYGEIKKPETINYRTFKPERDGLFCARIFGPVKDYECLCGKYKRMKFKGVICEKCGVEVTLSRVRRERMGHIELAAPVAHIWFLKSLPSRIALLLDMTLKDIERILYFENYVVLDAGLTPFTTHELLTEEQYLDAQDEYGADSFTAKIGAEAIRDILLALDLEKIAADLRVEIAESTTELKPKKLAKRLKIVEQFIVSGNKPEWMIMTVIPVIPPELRPLVPLDGGRFATSDLNDLYRRVINRNNRLKRLIELRAPDIIIRNEKRMLQEAVDALFDNGRRGRTITGANKRPLKSLSDMLKGKQGRFRQNLLGKRVDYSGRSVITVGPNLKLHQCGLPKKMALELFKPFIYSRLEAKGFSSTVKQAKKLVEKEKPEVWDILDEVIREHPVLLNRAPTLHRLGIQAFEPILIEGKAIRLHPLVCSAFNADFDGDQMAVHVPLSLEAQLEARVLMMSTNNILHPANGQPIIVPSQDIVLGLYYLSLMNEGEPGQGMAFASYAELEHALDNKVVTLHTKIKGRVTAFDENGNETTEIVETTPGRMLIGQILPKNPAVPFSTANQLMTKKMISKMIDTVYRGCGQKETVIFCDRVMQLGFKNACDAGISFGKDDMVIPASKYTIVEAARKQVEEFEQQYNDGLITQGEKYNKVVDAWAKCGDKVAEEMMDAIRKVQIDEETGRQKPINSVYMMSHSGARGSPAQMKQLAGMRGLMARPDGSIIETPITANFKEGLNVLEYFNSTHGARKGLADTALKTANSGYLTRRLVDVAQDAIIVSADCGTERGLTMEPIVDAGQVVASIGQRVLGRTAADDIFHPLTGDIIATKGTLLEEKHVDIIEEARIQSIRIRSPLTCDMRQGTCAACYGRDLARGTPVNMGEAVGVIAAQSIGEPGTQLTMRTFHIGGTAQVVDSSFLEAGAEGKIAIRNPNLAKVEGGKLVVMARNVSLAILDAEGKERATHKVTYGSKLLVKEGDQVRRGQRLAEWDPYTRPVLAEVEGEVVFEDLVDGASVAENTDEATGFTKRVVIDWRGNQRGEGLKPAIAIARGGAVQKVERGGDARYLLSVDAVIAVEPGEKVSPGDVLARIPLESAKTKDITGGLPRVAELFEARRPKDHAIIAEIDGTIRFGRDYKNKRRVIIEPTEEGADPVEYLIPKGKPFHLQEGDAIEKGEYILDGNPAPHDILAIKGVEELARYLVNEIQEVYRLQGVLINDKHIEVIVRQMLQKVEIVDPGDSGLLKDEQLDKLDFDELNDALVSEGKKPATANPVLLGITKASLQTRSFISAASFQETTRVLTEAAVSGKADLLEGLKENVIVGRLIPAGTGAGISSARLIASKRDDLILDERRRQASTVQIPAPAAE